In Thermus hydrothermalis, the DNA window TAGGCGGGTGTTAGCGGGATAACCCCCGGCTAACCCGCCTGGCCCATACTGAGGGCGTGCAGGTGCTCCTCTTGGAGGACGAGCCCCACTTGGGCCGGGCGGTGGCGGGGGCCTTGGCCGCCCAGGGGTATGGGGTGCGCTGGGCCAAGGGGCTTGGGGAGGCCCGGGAGGCCTTCTTGGAGCTGGAGCCCGACCTCATGGTCCTGGACGTGCGCCTGCCCGAGGACCCGGACGGGGGCTTCCGCTTCGCCGGGGAGGTGCGGGAGGCGGGCTACAAGGGGCCCATCCTCTTCCTCACGGCCCGGGATGCCCTGGAGGACCGCATCCAGGGCCTGGACCTGGGTGGGGACGACTACCTGGTAAAGCCCTTCCACCTGGAGGAGCTTCTCGCCCGGGTGCGGGCCCTTCTCCGCCGGGCCTCCGAGGTGAAGGGGAGCCGGGTGCGCCTGGGGGCTTTGGAGGTGGACCTGGCGGGGCGGGCGGTCTTTTGGGAGGGCAAGCGGGTGGACCTTTCCCTGAAGGAGTTCGCCCTATTGGAGCTTTTCCTCCTGCACCCGGGGCGGGTCTTCGCCCCGGAAGAGGTGGCCGAGAGGGTGTTTGGGGATGGGGAAAAGGTGGGGGCGGTGAAGGTCTACGTGCACTACCTGCGGCAGAAGCTCCATCCCGGGGTGGTGCGCACCGTGCCCGGGGGGTACCGGCTTGGGGATGAGCCTTAGGACCCGGCTTGCCCTCTTCTTCGCCCTGGCCATCGGCCTTGCCCTCCTCTTCCAGGGGGCCTTGAGCTACGTGGCCTTTAAGCGCCTGGTGGAGGCGGATCTGGACCGGTCCCTCCTCTTCTATGTCCAGGCCCTGGCGGAGGGCCGGCGCCCGCCGAGGGGGGAGTTCGCCTTCCGCCTGGTGCATGGGGAGGCCCGGCAGGCGAGCGCCAACTTCCCCGACCTCCCCGAGCTTCCCCCGGGGGCCTACTGGCGGGAGGGGTGGCGGGTTCTGGTCCTCGAGGTCCCAGGGGGGACCCTCACGGTGGCCCGCTACGATCCCGGGGCGGCCTTCGCCTTAAGCCGCTTCCGCCTGGCCCTTTTCGGGGTGGGGGGGCTCCTCACCCTCCTTTTCGCCCTGCTGGCGGGAAGCCTGGCGGGGGCCGCCCTCAGGCCCCTGGCCCGCCTCACGGGGGTGGCGCGGCGGGTGGCGGACTCCCAGGACCTCTCCCTGCGGGTGGTCCCCGAGGGCGGGGGGGAGCTCAAGGCTTTGGCCGAGGCCTTCAACCACATGCTGGAGCGCCTCGAGGCCTTCCTGGACCGGGAAAGGCGCTTCACCCGGGACGCCGCCCACGAGCTCAGGACCCCCGTGGCCGCCGCCCTCGCCCAGGTGGAGGCGGCGGAGAAGGGCTACCTCTCCCAGGAGGAGGCCCTCCTCGCCGCCAAGGAGGAGCTTCTCCGCATGAAGCGCCTGGTGGAGGCCCTCCTCGTCCTCGCCCGGGAGGGAAGGGTGGAGCGGGTGGTCCTGGACCTGGCCGCCTTGGCGCGGGAAGAAGCGGCAGCCTTCGGCGTGCCCTACGAGGGGCCGGATAGCCTTCCCTTTAGGGGCGACCCCCTCCTCCTCGCCCAGGCCCTGAGGAACCTCCTGCAAAACGCCCTCCTCCACGGGGAGGGGAAGGGGGTGCGGGTGGTCTTGGAGGCGGGGGAGAAGGAGGCCCTCCTGGGGGTGGTGGACCAGGGCCCGGGGATGCCGGAGGAGGCCCGGAAGGAGGCGGGCCGCCCCTTTTTGCGGGCCTCGAGGGCCCCTGGGGAGGGCCTGGGCCTTTCCGTGGCCAAGAAGGTGGCAGAGGCCCACGGGGGGAGGCTGGAACTCCTGCCCAACGCCCCTTCGGGCCTCGTGGCCCGCTTGGTCCTCCCTATAACCGGGGCCTAACCCAGGGGAGCTAGCTTTGGGGTGGTATGCCAAGGATATGGAGTCTTCTCCTCCTTTTTCTCCCCGCCCTGGCTCAGGGGGTGGACCTTAGGGCTTGGGTGCGGGAAAGCCCCGGCTACCAGGCCCTTCTTTTGCAGAAGGGCCAGGCC includes these proteins:
- a CDS encoding response regulator transcription factor — its product is MQVLLLEDEPHLGRAVAGALAAQGYGVRWAKGLGEAREAFLELEPDLMVLDVRLPEDPDGGFRFAGEVREAGYKGPILFLTARDALEDRIQGLDLGGDDYLVKPFHLEELLARVRALLRRASEVKGSRVRLGALEVDLAGRAVFWEGKRVDLSLKEFALLELFLLHPGRVFAPEEVAERVFGDGEKVGAVKVYVHYLRQKLHPGVVRTVPGGYRLGDEP
- a CDS encoding sensor histidine kinase, with protein sequence MSLRTRLALFFALAIGLALLFQGALSYVAFKRLVEADLDRSLLFYVQALAEGRRPPRGEFAFRLVHGEARQASANFPDLPELPPGAYWREGWRVLVLEVPGGTLTVARYDPGAAFALSRFRLALFGVGGLLTLLFALLAGSLAGAALRPLARLTGVARRVADSQDLSLRVVPEGGGELKALAEAFNHMLERLEAFLDRERRFTRDAAHELRTPVAAALAQVEAAEKGYLSQEEALLAAKEELLRMKRLVEALLVLAREGRVERVVLDLAALAREEAAAFGVPYEGPDSLPFRGDPLLLAQALRNLLQNALLHGEGKGVRVVLEAGEKEALLGVVDQGPGMPEEARKEAGRPFLRASRAPGEGLGLSVAKKVAEAHGGRLELLPNAPSGLVARLVLPITGA